GTGGCTGGCAGAAGCGACATCAATGCAGACAATCGCTACCAATGGCACCTTGTGACCATGACCTCGTCTCGCCTTGAACTGCTGAGCCATCACCGGATTCGTGACCCAAGGCTCGGCCTCAATGAACCTTCCGGGCTGACATTGAACCTTGATGGATCAGCGCTCTACACCGTCAGTGATGACACCAAGGCGATTTTCCGCCTTGACCTCAAGGGAAGGGTTGCGGTCGCCGACTCGTTCTTCATCGGCCTCGACGACCTGGAGGGGATTGCTATCCGCAACGACGAAAGTGAACTGCTTGTGGTGCAGGAGGCGACAAATTCACTCGTGGTGGTGGATCTCTACACCCGGCGTGAACGCTCTCGCCGCCCCCTGTCAGCCATGCGCAACTACGACACCATCGCGGCCTATTTCCCAGATCCTCCAGACAACAATGGGTTAGAGGGAATCACCGTAAACACCAGCAACGACCACGTGTTTGTCGTCAAGGAGCAACGACCAGGTCTGTTGATCGAACTCGACCCCGCTCTCACAACCATTCTTTCAACGAGGGTGCTGCAAGCAGGCCAAGGGTTCACTCACCCCAGGCTCAAGTCCGACAAGATTGATTTTTCCGGGCTGAGTTACGACAGCAGGAATGACACGATCTGGATTGCCAGCGACAAAGGTCAGTGCCTGTTCCAATACGACTGGACACGTGATGTTGTTCTTCAGCGCCTTGATCTCACCATCAGCACTGGAGCCAAGGAAAGGCAGATCCGCAAACCCGAGGGCATTGCCTTCGATCCGCAACGGAACAGGATGTATGTGGTGAGCGATCGTGACGCTGATCTCTACGTGTTCAAAGTCCATGACGACAGCTGAGCAGCGCAGAGTCCTGATCACTGGTGCAAGCAGCGGGATCGGGCTTGAAGCGGCAAAGATCCTGCTGGCCCGTGGAGATGAGCTGACCATCCTTTGTCGTAATGCAGAACGGGCCGGTCAAACCCAAGCAGCGTTGTCTGGATCTGTTCAGACCTGTGTTGCAGATCTGGCAGACCTTGGGTCCGTCGCGAAGGCGATCGACCACCTCCGTCAGAGCCAAACAACATTTGATGCGATGGTGCTCAATGCGGGGTTGCAATACGCCGGACATCGTTCCCCCCGTTGGAGTCAACAAGGCATTGAACTCACCTTTGCGGTGAACCATTTGGCCCATCAACTCCTGGTTGAAAGATTGAAGGAGCACGCCCGAGCCATCGTCATCACCGCCTCTGAGGTGCACAACCCATCCACTGGAGGTGGGCGGGTTGGCCAACCTGCAGGACTCGGCACGATGGAGGGCATTCACCAGGGGCCAGGGGCGGCCATGGTGGACGGCATAAGCCCTTTCAATGCTGATAAGGCCTACAAGGACAGCAAGCTCTGCAATCTGCTGATGGCCCAGGAGATTCATCGTCAAAGTCCTGGAGTCCCCGTGATGGCATGGAGTCCAGGACTGGTAATTCCTCGGACATCAGACGGTTTTTTCAGAAACAGTCGCCAAGCCAATCCCATGGGGCAGGCCTTGTTTGGATTTGTCGCCCGAGATCTATTGAGATTGACGGAAAGCGTTGAACAGGCCGGAGGTCTTTTGGTGCAACTCATCGACGAAGAGCTCAACCAGCCTGGATTCACCTACTGGAGCAACGGGCTGCTGGGGCCTGGACGACATCAATTCAGCCCAACTGAACCTTCCGAAGAAGCATCCGACAGCAGCAAAGCGACGACTCTCTGGACGCTGTCGTCCAAACTGATCAAGGCGACGCTTTCAACATAAAACTGTTGTTCAGCCCCATAGAAAGACACACAGACAACAGAAGTACTGATCAACGATGCGGTTCCAACAACCGCAATCACCCCAAAGCTGATCGTGACGGCAGAACGTCGGATCAATTTCCCGTCACTGACGGCTCAACCAAAAGCCAAGCTGAGGACGGGGTCCATCAGCGGGGCGACGATCATGGCTCCAATGACGACAGCCGTGCTGTTGGAGATCAACCCAAGGGTTGCGATCACCGCTGAACTGATCAGAAGAATCAAAAAGCCAAGCGAAGGCTTGGATGATGCGATCCGTGCTTCGTACAGCTCAGTACGCGGGACACGACTTTCAAGATGCACCGCCCAATGCCCCGACAAGCTCTCCAGCAAGTGCCCCAGCGCCTTTCGCCTCTCAAGAACTCACGTTCCTGAATTGTGCACAGAGTTCTGAACGACACAGCAGACTTCACGACGATCACCATCACGAGATGACGGGAGTGCTGGCGGCCCTCGGTGCAGCCATGGCCTGGACTGGAGCCAGTGCTCTTTGGCGTTCGCTATCGGGTCGGGTGACGGCGATCCGGCTCAATGCTTTGAAAAACGGCCTGGCCAGCCTGGTGTTTCTGCCGGTACTGCTCATGCTTCCGCGGAGTACCGAGGGAGAAGCTGTGTTGCTGCTGCTGATCAGCGGCTTGATCGGAATTGCTGCAGGAGACAGCTTTTACCTGGGTGCTTTACGTCGACTCGGCACCCGTCGAACCCTCACCGTCGAGGCAAGCGGTCCGGTGCTGGCAAGCATCGCTGGAGTCCTTGTGATGGGGGACAGCTTGAGTTCAAGGAACTGGCTTGGCGCCATCCTGGTGTCGGGCGCGGTTGTGCTGATCGCGTTACAGGCCAAGGAAGCAAGCCATCAACAAGAGGGTGAAATCGGCACCGAACTGAGCAGCGGTCTGATGTTGGCCCTCGTCGCTGTGATCTGTGGTCTGAGCGGGGCCTTTCTTGCCCGTCATGTCTTGATCAGCTCAGAACTGACGCCACTGCAGACGGCAGCCATTCGCTTGCTGGGGGGATGGCTTGGTCTGATCCCCGTGATGAAGGGGGCCTGGAGAAGATCAGCAATGACACGGCAGGAGCAATGGAAGCTTGTGGTCGCCACCCTGATCGGAACCAACGGGGGCATCCTGTTGCAACAGGTCGTGTTGCAGACCATGCCCGTTGGACAAGGCGTCACGTTGATGGCTACGGCTCCGGTGATGGCTCTTTTTATTGGCCGAATGGAAGGTGATCCGATTCAGCTCCCCGGAGCTGCTGCTGCAGTGCTGGCCTTGGCCGGTGTGGCCTGCACAAGCAACTGAAGAGCGGTTTCAACGGCCGAAGCTGCAGTGTTGTTCAACGCCAGCACCACAAGATCAGCACCGCAGCCAACCTCAGGACGCCAGGCATGGCTGGGGGCAGCTTCAAACCAGCTGTTCAGCCGTGGCCCCACCATCTGGACTTGAAGCGGAAGCGCTTTGCCCTGCAACCAGACGCGCCCTTTCAGACGAAGCACCTGCTGATCACGAACGAGGTTGGGCAGCAGCTGCTCGAAAGCCTGCCGATCTAGGGCGCCTTCCACGCGAACGTTGCTACCGACCATCTCGACGTGGGTGTGGTCGTGATGATCGTGGTCGTGGTCGTGGTCGTGGTCGTGGTGGTGCTCGTCGTGGTGCTCGTCGTGGTGCTCGTGCTCATGGCTCTGATGCGTGGCCTGGTGCTCCAGTCCCAGCACAACAGCCGTCTCCACCTGTCCCTGAGAGACCGGAAGCAGAGCAGTTCCCGGTCGGACTTTGTTGCTAATTCCCTCCTTCACATCAGCCATCGCCGAAGCGTCCAGACGATCGGCACGACTGATCAAGACCAGGTCAGCGGCCTGGAGTTGATCCTCAAACAACTCGTCGATGGCGGTGAGGTGATCGAGGCTGGGATCCTCGGCGCGCTGACGTTCAAGCGCATCGGCATCAGCCACAGGGCTGCCCTGCGCAAGGGCCTCGCCATCCACCAACGTCACCACACCATTCACATGAACACGGCTGCGAATGGCGGGCCAGTCCAAGGCCTGAAGCAAGGGACGTGGCAAGGCCAGGCCGCTGGTTTCGACAACAATCCCATCCAGCTGATCCGCCCGTTCAAGCAACGTCTCCATCGTCGGAAGGAAATCGTCCTGAACCGTGCAACAGAGGCAGCCGTTGTTCAGCTCCACCAGGCGGCCGGCCACATCCTCCTCAGGGCAAAAGCCACAACTGCGGATCAGATCACCATCAAGGCCCACACTGCCAAATTCATTCACCATCACCGCCAAACGCTGGCCGCCGCGGGTGAGCAGATGGCGCAGCACAGTGGTCTTACCAGCCCCAAGGAAGCCAGTGATCACGGTCACCGGCAGACGTTTTGGCATGGGAACTTAAGGACGACAGCCCAGGCTCTCACGGGTTGACACCCCGCTGATCGGGTTGGAGCCATCAGCCCTTGCGCAAAGGGCCCGCTGCTGAGGCAGATCGATCACGGCGTTGGTGAAATCAGCACCATCAATCTGCGCGTCGGTAAAACGGCTCTGCATCATCATTGCGTTGGTGAAATTGGCACCACGCAGATCGGCGCCTTCGAAGTGACTGGCAAAGCCGACGACATCGGAGAGGTTGGCGTCACGCAGATCGGCGCCCTGAAGTTGAGAGGTGTTGATCACAGCTCCCCGCAAATCTGTGCCGCTCAGATTCACCTCCCGCAGATCGGCCTTGAGGAACTCTTTCTCCTTGAGATCGAGGCCGTGCATGTCGGAGCTGATCTCCTGAACTGCAAACTGTCCGCGGAGTTCCGGAGCCGTGATGGCCTCGGCCGACTCAGGCCAGAAGATGGTGCTGAGACCCAGCAGGATCACCGCCAGCAGCGAGGCCGTACGTCGAAGGGCGCCCATGAGACCGGTAATTTGAGCAATCACGTTATGGCAAACACCAGCGGAGCGAGTCGTTATGGCCATGAGCCTGCGGGTGGTGGTTCCACCCCATCCCCTAATCGGTCATTGGCTGACGATGCTGCGGCACCGGGAAACCCCTCCAGCCCTTTATGCCACTGCACTGCAGGAACTGGGCCGCTGGCTCACCTACGAAGCCCTGCGGGACTGGTTGCCCCATCGTCGCGACACTGTGCCCGGGATGGACGGAGACACCGAAGGCACCATCGTTGAGGCTTCTGTGCCCCTGATCGCCATCCCAGTTCTTCCTGGTGGCCTCGAGCTGTGGCAAGGAGGACGATCCGTACTACCTGATGCATCCCTTTGTTTAGGGACATGCCCGCAGGAGATTGAGGCGAACGCTGGGGTGATTCTGTTTATTGATCAGATCCGCGATGGCCAGGCCACACTCCAGCTCCTGCAGGAGCTGCAAAACAAGGGTGTTGATGGGCGACGTCTGCGTTTAATCACCGCGCTGTGTGCCAGTCCTGGGCTGAAGCTATTGGGAGAAACCGTTCCCGACCTGACGCTGCACACTGCTTGCATCGACGAAGGTCTGGGTGAACAAGGCGAGATTCGTCCGGGAATCGGTGACCCTGTGCGACGGCTCAACCTCAGACATTGAGAGCGTGACTAACCTTCAGACAGGTTGATTGCACCCATGGCCCAGCAGCACGACACGGGCTCAGGCACCCTGGCAACGCTGGTCACCGGAGCAGTGCTCGGTGCCGCTGGTCTGGCCTGGTGGCTCTTGAATGAAGCCGACAGGCGTAGGCGCTATGGAGTGCAGAAGTCGATGTTGCATGCGCCGCGAATGCAAGACGGCTCTGAAGTGCTGGACAGCTCACCCAACGGTCACCTCGAGGAACGGGTGGAAAAACTGAACGCTGAGATCGCCCGCGTTCGCGCCCAACTTGAAGGTCTTGGTAGCGAAGGATGAGCGCTCGGTAGGTTGGCTTAATCGCCACTGGTCCGCTCCGTTCCATGCTTCGCTCTGACGCCGTCACCAAGGGGATTCAGCGGTCTCCCAACCGGGCCATGCTGCGGGCCGTCGGTTTTGGAGACAGTGATTTTGGCAAGCCGATCCTGGGCATTGCCAACGGCTACAGCACCATCACTCCATGCAATGTGGGGCTGAATGACCTGTCTAAAAGGGCTGAGGAAGCAGCCCGACAGGCCGGAGGCATGCCTCAGATGTTTGGAACCATCACGGTGAGTGATGGCATATCCATGGGCACCGAAGGGATGAAGTACTCCCTGGTGAGTCGGGAGGTGATCGCCGATGCGATCGAAACTGCCTGCAACGGCCAGAGCATGGACGGCGTGCTGGCTGTTGGCGGCTGCGACAAGAACATGCCCGGCGCGATGCTGGCCATGGCACGGATGAATATTCCGTCGGTGTTCGTCTACGGCGGCACGATCAAGCCCGGCAAGCTTGGCGGCTGTGATCTCACGGTGGTGAGCGCTTTTGAAGCTGTCGGCCAGCTGACCAGCGGCAAAATCGATGAAGCGCAGCTCACCGCGGTTGAGAAAAATGCCTGCCCGGGTGCTGGCAGTTGCGGCGGGATGTTCACCGCCAACACGATGAGTGCCGCCATCGAAACAATGGGTCTCAGCCTCCCCTACAGCTCGACGATGGCTGCGGAGGACGAGGAAAAAGCCGACAGTGCAGCCCGCTCCGCTGAGGTGCTGGTCGAGGCGGTGAAAGCCAATATTCGCCCCCTCGATCTGCTCACCAAAGAAGCATTTGAGAACGCCATCAGCGTGATCATGGCGGTAGGTGGCTCCACCAATGCGGTGCTCCACCTGCTAGCCATTGCCCGCACAGCCGGTGTCGACCTGAGCATCGACGACTTCGAGCGAATCCGTCAGCGGGTGCCGGTGATCTGCGATCTCAAGCCCAGCGGTCGCTACGTAACCGTTGATCTGCACAATGCCGGCGGTATCCCCCAGGTGATGAAGCTTTTGCTCGATGCCGGATTGCTCCACGGGAACTGCCGCACGGTCGAAGGAAAAAGCCTGAAGGAGCTTCTGGCGGACGTTCCAGGAGAACCACCCACCGGGCAAGACGTGATCCGTCCACTCAGCGACCCCATGTACGCCAAGGGACATCTGGCGATCCTCAAGGGCAACCTGGCGACAGAAGGCAGCGTGGCCAAGATCAGCGGTGTGAAAACGCCTGTGCTCACTGGACCGGCCCGGGTTTTCGAAAGCGAGGAAAAATGCCTGGCTGCCATCCTCGACAAGCAGATCAAAGCCGGTGACGTGGTCGTCGTCCGCTACGAGGGTCCCGTCGGTGGACCTGGCATGCGGGAAATGCTGGCTCCCACCTCAGCGATCGTGGGACAAGGCCTTGGGGACAAGGTCGCTCTGATCACCGATGGGCGCTTCAGCGGTGGCACCTACGGTCTCGTTGTGGGCCATGTCGCTCCGGAAGCCGCCGTCGGAGGAACAATCGGCCTGGTTCAGGAAGGCGACAGCATCACCGTCGATGCCGACCAACTGCTGCTTCAACTGAACGTGGATGAGG
This genomic interval from Synechococcus sp. UW69 contains the following:
- the cobW gene encoding cobalamin biosynthesis protein CobW, which produces MPKRLPVTVITGFLGAGKTTVLRHLLTRGGQRLAVMVNEFGSVGLDGDLIRSCGFCPEEDVAGRLVELNNGCLCCTVQDDFLPTMETLLERADQLDGIVVETSGLALPRPLLQALDWPAIRSRVHVNGVVTLVDGEALAQGSPVADADALERQRAEDPSLDHLTAIDELFEDQLQAADLVLISRADRLDASAMADVKEGISNKVRPGTALLPVSQGQVETAVVLGLEHQATHQSHEHEHHDEHHDEHHHDHDHDHDHDHHDHTHVEMVGSNVRVEGALDRQAFEQLLPNLVRDQQVLRLKGRVWLQGKALPLQVQMVGPRLNSWFEAAPSHAWRPEVGCGADLVVLALNNTAASAVETALQLLVQATPAKASTAAAAPGS
- a CDS encoding SdiA-regulated domain-containing protein, whose protein sequence is MHDALAVIRPSSPAVAGRSDINADNRYQWHLVTMTSSRLELLSHHRIRDPRLGLNEPSGLTLNLDGSALYTVSDDTKAIFRLDLKGRVAVADSFFIGLDDLEGIAIRNDESELLVVQEATNSLVVVDLYTRRERSRRPLSAMRNYDTIAAYFPDPPDNNGLEGITVNTSNDHVFVVKEQRPGLLIELDPALTTILSTRVLQAGQGFTHPRLKSDKIDFSGLSYDSRNDTIWIASDKGQCLFQYDWTRDVVLQRLDLTISTGAKERQIRKPEGIAFDPQRNRMYVVSDRDADLYVFKVHDDS
- a CDS encoding SDR family NAD(P)-dependent oxidoreductase, which codes for MTTAEQRRVLITGASSGIGLEAAKILLARGDELTILCRNAERAGQTQAALSGSVQTCVADLADLGSVAKAIDHLRQSQTTFDAMVLNAGLQYAGHRSPRWSQQGIELTFAVNHLAHQLLVERLKEHARAIVITASEVHNPSTGGGRVGQPAGLGTMEGIHQGPGAAMVDGISPFNADKAYKDSKLCNLLMAQEIHRQSPGVPVMAWSPGLVIPRTSDGFFRNSRQANPMGQALFGFVARDLLRLTESVEQAGGLLVQLIDEELNQPGFTYWSNGLLGPGRHQFSPTEPSEEASDSSKATTLWTLSSKLIKATLST
- a CDS encoding pentapeptide repeat-containing protein, yielding MGALRRTASLLAVILLGLSTIFWPESAEAITAPELRGQFAVQEISSDMHGLDLKEKEFLKADLREVNLSGTDLRGAVINTSQLQGADLRDANLSDVVGFASHFEGADLRGANFTNAMMMQSRFTDAQIDGADFTNAVIDLPQQRALCARADGSNPISGVSTRESLGCRP
- a CDS encoding DMT family transporter; this encodes MTGVLAALGAAMAWTGASALWRSLSGRVTAIRLNALKNGLASLVFLPVLLMLPRSTEGEAVLLLLISGLIGIAAGDSFYLGALRRLGTRRTLTVEASGPVLASIAGVLVMGDSLSSRNWLGAILVSGAVVLIALQAKEASHQQEGEIGTELSSGLMLALVAVICGLSGAFLARHVLISSELTPLQTAAIRLLGGWLGLIPVMKGAWRRSAMTRQEQWKLVVATLIGTNGGILLQQVVLQTMPVGQGVTLMATAPVMALFIGRMEGDPIQLPGAAAAVLALAGVACTSN
- a CDS encoding uracil phosphoribosyltransferase, whose product is MAMSLRVVVPPHPLIGHWLTMLRHRETPPALYATALQELGRWLTYEALRDWLPHRRDTVPGMDGDTEGTIVEASVPLIAIPVLPGGLELWQGGRSVLPDASLCLGTCPQEIEANAGVILFIDQIRDGQATLQLLQELQNKGVDGRRLRLITALCASPGLKLLGETVPDLTLHTACIDEGLGEQGEIRPGIGDPVRRLNLRH
- the ilvD gene encoding dihydroxy-acid dehydratase, translating into MLRSDAVTKGIQRSPNRAMLRAVGFGDSDFGKPILGIANGYSTITPCNVGLNDLSKRAEEAARQAGGMPQMFGTITVSDGISMGTEGMKYSLVSREVIADAIETACNGQSMDGVLAVGGCDKNMPGAMLAMARMNIPSVFVYGGTIKPGKLGGCDLTVVSAFEAVGQLTSGKIDEAQLTAVEKNACPGAGSCGGMFTANTMSAAIETMGLSLPYSSTMAAEDEEKADSAARSAEVLVEAVKANIRPLDLLTKEAFENAISVIMAVGGSTNAVLHLLAIARTAGVDLSIDDFERIRQRVPVICDLKPSGRYVTVDLHNAGGIPQVMKLLLDAGLLHGNCRTVEGKSLKELLADVPGEPPTGQDVIRPLSDPMYAKGHLAILKGNLATEGSVAKISGVKTPVLTGPARVFESEEKCLAAILDKQIKAGDVVVVRYEGPVGGPGMREMLAPTSAIVGQGLGDKVALITDGRFSGGTYGLVVGHVAPEAAVGGTIGLVQEGDSITVDADQLLLQLNVDEAELERRRAGWTKPQPRYRNGILGKYARLVSSSSRGATTDHDD